In Pyrus communis chromosome 1, drPyrComm1.1, whole genome shotgun sequence, the following are encoded in one genomic region:
- the LOC137734092 gene encoding sucrose synthase, with protein sequence MAERVLTRVQSLRERLDETLSAHRNEILALLSRIEKKGKGFLQPHQLLAEFEEIPETNRRKLLDGAFGEVLKNTQEVIVLPPWVALAVRPRPGVWEYIRVNVHALVVEELRVAEYLQFKEELVDGSANGNFVLELDFEPFNASFPRPTLSKSIGNGVEFLNRHLSAKLFHDKESLHPLLKFLRVHCYEGRNLMLNNKINDVNELQHVLRKAEDFLSAIAPETPYKEFEPKLQAIGLERGWGDTAGRVLEMMQLLLDLLEAPDPCTLEKFLDQIPMVFNVVILSPHGYFAQDNVLGYPDTGGQVVYILDQVRALEAEMLKRVKQQGLDIIPRIIILTRLLPDAVGTTCGDRLEKVYGTEHSDILRVPFRDEKGAIVRRWISRFEVWPYLETYAEDAIKELSKEMHGKPDLIIGNYSDGNIVASLMALKLGVTQCTIAHALEKSKYPDSDLYWKKLDDSYHFSCQFTADLIAMNHTDFIITSTYQEIAGSKETVGQYESHTAFTLPGLYRVVHGIDVFDPKFNIVSPGADMSVYFPYTEKEKRLTNFHPEIEELLYSQVENKEHLCVLKDRNKPIIFTMARLDRVKNITGLVEWYGKNAKLRELVNLVVVAGDRRKESKDNEEKDEMKKMYELIDTYKLNGQFRWISSQMNRVRNGELYRYICDTKGAFVQPAVYEAFGLTVVEAMTCGLPTFATCKGGPAEIIVHGKSGYHIDPYHGDQAAEILVDFFEKSKADPSHWDKISQGGLQRIYEKYTWQIYSQRLLTLTGVYGFWKHVSNLDRLESRRYLEMFYALKYSKLAASVPLAVEE encoded by the exons ATGGCGGAACGTGTGCTGACCCGCGTCCAGAGTCTCCGGGAGAGGCTGGACGAAACCCTTTCTGCTCACCGCAATGAGATTCTGGCCCTTCTTTCAAG GATTGAGAAAAAGGGGAAAGGGTTTCTGCAACCCCATCAGCTTCTTGCCGAGTTCGAAGAGATTCCTGAAACGAACAGGCGGAAGCTGTTGGATGGGGCTTTTGGTGAAGTTTTGAAGAACACCCAG GAGGTAATTGTTCTGCCCCCATGGGTGGCGCTTGCTGTCCGCCCAAGGCCTGGTGTTTGGGAGTACATTCGTGTGAATGTCCATGCTCTCGTTGTCGAGGAGTTACGTGTGGCTGAGTACTTGCAATTCAAGGAGGAACTTGTTGATGGAAG TGCCAACGGCAACTTTGTGCTCGAGTTGGACTTTGAGCCATTCAACGCCTCCTTCCCCCGCCCAACTCTTTCCAAGTCCATTGGAAACGGCGTTGAGTTCCTCAACCGCCACCTTTCTGCAAAGCTCTTCCATGACAAGGAGAGCCTGCACCCGCTGCTCAAGTTTCTCCGTGTTCACTGCTACGAGGGCAGG AACCTGATGCTGAATAACAAAATTAACGATGTGAATGAGCTGCAACATGTTCTGAGGAAGGCAGAGGATTTCCTATCTGCAATTGCCCCGGAAACTCCGTACAAGGAGTTCGAGCCGAAGTTGCAAGCCATTGGCTTGGAAAGGGGTTGGGGTGACACTGCTGGGCGTGTGCTCGAAATGATGCAACTTCTGTTGGACCTTCTTGAGGCACCCGATCCTTGCACTCTTGAGAAATTCCTTGACCAAATCCCCATGGTCTTTAATGTTGTGATCCTCTCCCCCCACGGCTATTTCGCCCAAGACAATGTCTTGGGGTACCCTGACACCGGTGGCCAGGTTGTCTATATCTTGGATCAAGTTCGCGCATTGGAGGCTGAGATGCTTAAGCGTGTTAAGCAACAGGGACTGGATATCATACCCCGCATTATCATT CTCACAAGGCTTCTTCCTGATGCCGTTGGAACCACATGTGGTGATCGACTTGAGAAAGTATACGGGACTGAGCATTCAGATATTCTTCGTGTTCCATTCAGAGATGAGAAAGGAGCCATTGTCCGCAGATGGATTTCAAGATTCGAAGTCTGGCCCTACCTAGAGACATACGCCGAG GATGCGATCAAGGAACTTTCCAAGGAAATGCATGGCAAGCCTGATCTCATCATCGGAAACTACAGTGATGGCAACATTGTGGCCTCACTGATGGCACTCAAATTGGGTGTTACACAG TGCACCATTGCTCATGCTCTCGAGAAGTCAAAATACCCTGATTCTGACCTTTACTGGAAGAAATTGGATGACAGTTATCACTTCTCATGCCAATTTACAGCTGATCTTATCGCCATGAACCACACTGATTTCATCATCACCAGTACCTATCAAGAGATTGCTGGAAG CAAAGAAACTGTTGGTCAGTATGAGAGCCACACTGCTTTTACTCTTCCTGGGCTCTACCGTGTTGTTCATGGTATTGATGTCTTCGATCCCAAGTTCAACATTGTTTCACCAGGAGCTGATATGAGCGTCTACTTCCCTTACACTGAGAAAGAAAAGAGGCTGACTAACTTCCACCCTGAAATCGAAGAGCTCCTTTACAGCCAAGTCGAAAATAAGGAGCACTT ATGTGTGTTGAAGGACAGAAACAAGCCAATCATCTTCACAATGGCAAGGCTGGACCGTGTGAAGAACATCACTGGGCTTGTCGAGTGGTATGGTAAGAATGCCAAGCTCAGAGAGTTGGTTAACCTGGTTGTAGTTGCTGGTGATCGCCGCAAGGAGTCCAAGGACAATGAGGAGAAGGATGAGATGAAGAAGATGTATGAGCTTATCGACACCTACAAGCTGAACGGGCAGTTCAGATGGATTTCTTCCCAGATGAACCGTGTCAGGAATGGTGAACTTTACCGCTACATTTGTGACACCAAGGGAGCCTTTGTGCAGCCTGCTGTGTATGAAGCTTTCGGCTTGACTGTCGTTGAGGCCATGACTTGTGGACTGCCCACATTTGCCACTTGCAAGGGTGGCCCGGCTGAAATTATAGTGCATGGGAAATCTGGCTACCACATTGATCCATATCACGGCGATCAAGCTGCTGAGATCCTTGTTGATTTCTTTGAGAAGAGCAAGGCAGATCCTAGCCACTGGGACAAGATTTCTCAAGGCGGCTTGCAGCGCATTTATGAGAA GTACACATGGCAAATCTACTCTCAGAGGCTCCTGACCCTCACGGGAGTTTATGGCTTCTGGAAGCATGTTTCAAACCTTGATCGCCTGGAGAGCCGCCGCTATCTGGAGATGTTTTACGCCCTCAAGTACAGCAAGCTGGCAGCGTCTGTTCCTCTTGCTGTGGAGGAGTGA